Proteins from a single region of Dyadobacter fanqingshengii:
- a CDS encoding metallophosphoesterase family protein: MRTIGLISDTHGYLDERVFDHFANCDEIWHAGDIGSVKIIDQLEAFKPCRIVFGNIDNNDIRARTVENLHFDMEGFRVWITHIGGAPPRYNPMVMPELKSQTPDIFVCGHSHILRVIRDKSLNNMLYINPGAAGREGFHKFRTLLRFNLHEGLISQMEAIELGKRGAIIN; the protein is encoded by the coding sequence ATGAGAACAATTGGCCTAATATCAGACACACACGGCTATCTGGACGAGCGGGTATTCGATCACTTTGCAAACTGCGATGAGATTTGGCATGCGGGGGATATAGGGTCGGTCAAAATCATTGACCAACTGGAAGCATTCAAACCTTGCCGGATTGTTTTCGGTAACATTGATAACAATGATATCCGGGCCAGGACGGTGGAGAACCTGCATTTTGATATGGAAGGATTTCGGGTGTGGATCACGCATATAGGCGGCGCGCCCCCGCGTTACAATCCTATGGTGATGCCTGAACTAAAATCCCAGACACCGGATATATTCGTTTGCGGGCATTCACACATTCTGCGCGTGATCCGTGATAAATCGTTGAATAACATGCTTTACATTAACCCCGGCGCGGCTGGCCGGGAAGGCTTTCATAAGTTCCGGACTTTGCTCCGCTTCAATCTGCACGAAGGCCTGATCAGTCAGATGGAGGCTATTGAACTGGGAAAACGGGGGGCGATAATCAATTAA
- a CDS encoding M20/M25/M40 family metallo-hydrolase — protein MKYLLLLVLACTSLLSSAQQFQAAAIRKHIEFLASDEMEGRGTGSLGEIRSANYIATIFGELGLKPAGSDAAFFQPFQVKYSIEGNLHQVTGRNVAGFLDNGAKKTIVIGAHYDHLGKGFQGSSLSPDSRNKIHNGADDNASGTTGLLELAKYFAKNNITEKHNYLFLAFSGEELGLLGSKHFTESPTVPLTAISCMINMDMIGRLSDEKGIIVSGWGTSPVWGKLIPGLAKAQNLKYTVDSSGVGASDHTSFYLKNIPVVQFFTGGHGDYHKVSDDIERINFDGEAKILSIIAGLLENLDKETVDPQFVAAANPHTGDKTTDFKVTLGVMPDYSYSGKGLKIDGVSKARPAEKAGIQAGDIIKKLAGKEITSIYDYMEVLGKHEKGEKVEAEFLRGSETKKVSVTF, from the coding sequence ATGAAATATCTTCTTTTGCTTGTGCTTGCCTGCACTTCTTTGCTGTCCTCTGCACAACAATTTCAAGCGGCAGCTATCCGCAAACACATTGAATTCCTTGCTTCCGATGAAATGGAGGGGCGTGGCACAGGGAGTCTGGGAGAGATCAGGTCGGCTAATTACATTGCCACGATTTTTGGTGAGCTGGGCTTGAAACCAGCCGGAAGCGACGCTGCTTTTTTTCAGCCTTTTCAGGTTAAGTATTCCATTGAAGGCAATCTGCACCAGGTTACCGGAAGAAATGTGGCTGGTTTTCTGGATAATGGTGCTAAAAAAACGATCGTGATAGGTGCACATTATGATCATTTGGGGAAAGGGTTTCAGGGAAGTTCGCTGTCACCGGATAGCCGAAATAAAATCCACAATGGTGCCGATGATAATGCTTCGGGGACGACCGGTCTTTTGGAGCTGGCAAAGTATTTTGCGAAAAACAACATTACTGAAAAACACAATTATCTTTTTCTTGCATTTTCAGGCGAAGAGCTCGGTCTGCTCGGCTCCAAGCATTTTACCGAAAGTCCCACGGTTCCGCTTACCGCCATTTCCTGCATGATTAATATGGACATGATAGGTCGGTTGAGTGATGAAAAAGGAATCATCGTTTCGGGATGGGGCACCAGTCCTGTTTGGGGAAAATTGATTCCAGGACTTGCCAAAGCGCAGAATCTGAAATACACGGTGGATTCTTCCGGCGTAGGCGCATCGGACCACACTTCTTTCTATTTGAAAAACATTCCTGTTGTCCAGTTCTTTACAGGCGGACATGGAGATTATCATAAAGTGAGCGACGATATTGAACGCATAAATTTTGACGGCGAAGCTAAAATCCTGAGCATTATTGCAGGGCTGCTCGAAAACCTCGATAAAGAAACCGTTGATCCGCAGTTCGTTGCCGCTGCAAACCCCCATACGGGCGACAAGACGACAGATTTTAAAGTCACATTAGGCGTAATGCCGGATTACAGTTATTCCGGAAAAGGTCTCAAAATAGACGGCGTTTCAAAAGCACGTCCAGCCGAAAAGGCAGGAATCCAGGCTGGCGACATTATTAAGAAGCTTGCCGGAAAGGAAATTACGTCCATTTACGATTATATGGAAGTGCTCGGCAAACATGAAAAAGGCGAGAAAGTGGAGGCAGAGTTCTTGCGTGGTTCTGAAACAAAAAAGGTTTCTGTAACCTTTTAA
- a CDS encoding response regulator, with protein sequence METKEKISVLYVDDEINNLNSFKAAFRRDFNILIATSGREGLELLKHNVVHVIITDQRMPEMTGVDFLIEVLKDYAEPVRILLTGYTDVSAVIDAVNKGHIYYYLNKPWDEAQLRIIIKNAHEIFYLREKNKELIEKLIEVNGQLEFLLRQNLLS encoded by the coding sequence ATGGAAACCAAAGAAAAGATAAGTGTCCTGTATGTTGATGATGAAATAAACAATCTCAATTCGTTTAAGGCAGCGTTTAGGAGAGATTTTAATATCCTTATTGCGACTTCGGGTCGTGAAGGCCTCGAATTACTCAAACATAATGTTGTGCACGTGATCATTACAGATCAGCGCATGCCTGAAATGACCGGGGTCGACTTTTTGATTGAGGTTTTGAAGGACTACGCCGAGCCGGTGCGGATTTTGTTAACCGGCTACACAGACGTTTCAGCCGTGATCGATGCGGTGAATAAGGGACACATTTACTACTATCTGAACAAGCCGTGGGATGAAGCCCAGTTGCGGATCATTATTAAAAATGCCCACGAGATCTTCTATCTGCGGGAAAAAAATAAGGAGCTCATTGAAAAGCTGATCGAAGTCAATGGTCAGCTGGAATTCCTGCTCAGGCAAAATCTGCTTTCCTAG
- a CDS encoding SRPBCC domain-containing protein, which yields MDRTLIVNDQIQIEAPLSKVWEVLVAPKYIRQWDDLPSGFDDYYLEPGRIIEWTGITKLTVSESEPNAVLKLSLYVDKWELPPAAYDIAYTYRLSEEVDGVLLQLEIGDFGVLEDGQAYYDSSVEFAETALEKIKNLAENRL from the coding sequence ATGGACCGGACGTTGATAGTAAATGATCAGATACAAATAGAAGCCCCTTTAAGCAAAGTTTGGGAAGTGCTGGTGGCCCCAAAATACATCCGGCAATGGGACGACCTCCCGTCCGGATTTGATGATTACTACCTGGAACCCGGCAGGATCATCGAATGGACGGGCATCACCAAGCTCACGGTTTCGGAGAGCGAACCGAATGCGGTTTTGAAACTCTCATTATATGTGGACAAATGGGAATTGCCACCCGCCGCTTACGACATTGCATACACTTACAGGCTCTCGGAAGAAGTGGACGGCGTTTTGCTGCAACTGGAAATAGGTGATTTCGGTGTTTTGGAAGATGGGCAGGCTTACTACGATTCGTCTGTCGAATTTGCTGAAACTGCATTGGAAAAAATCAAAAATCTGGCAGAAAACAGACTTTAA
- a CDS encoding outer membrane beta-barrel family protein, which produces MKKILLLFYLCLHLTVVHAQTGGRFTLKGVVTDTSGAVLPEATVMLLLPKDSSLVNFGRTNKEGAFELKNLKRAQYIFKVSYVGFVPYQETVNPKDGDLTDLGRMKMKVLQKELYEVVIKTARAPLSIRGDTVEFDARAFKVPPGSTVEDLLRKLPGMQVDADGNIKAQGEEVKRVTVDGKRFFGDDPKMATKNLPAEAINKVQVFNGKTEQSKVTGVDDGKREKTVNLELKDSHKKGGFGKAIAGVGTDKRLEGKVSYNRFNDKQQFALLGFGNNTNQSGIARNDYQDFKGSQSFNWGDDGDFGFSSGRNYGGDEITIQPNWGGGGSEGFTKNFAGGANYNYDDKKTKLSTSYFYNQTKAIMDVRSSTENFLTNDSYSSLANSKTIGFTGNHRPSFRFEKNIDSLNTIILISNSRINAGDDNFDSYQQSFRNEGVATNQSAVKNVSEYNSFAMANLLIYRHKFKKKGRNFAASVAYNVNNADENKNLSSTNTFFQDPARNSIINQLNETESTRGNLKGSLSYIEPFAKKFFWETFYNYSMRKDKVDRDVFNLSDAEREVNTQLTRFYSNDFTYNRVGTSLRYSNKGLNLSAGLAGVQFELRGKFAADKAASDFMRVSKSYFTLVPNVSLNYDLKNNRYLYAEYGLNVREPSITDLQPIVDNSNPLFITEGNPDLIPSSTHSVYAGYNMFNPANFINLYIGLSYNYNVNQIVYNRTVNVENLITTTRPINISGGYSYGSYGGFGFPLKKTKATMNLNASVNYNNNITYINDVENETNTNSYNFGTRLDLTPSDAFTFYGNANWGFSNSEYSINTNQNQKIFNATYGADVNAKGPKDIYFNARFNYRIYKNDQFGFDQKLPILNLSVYKIILKSKKGEIRLTANDVFKKNLGITQNVNQNYYTERRVATLSRYFMLSFTYNMRGVTASVRRNNNF; this is translated from the coding sequence TTGAAAAAAATCCTACTTCTGTTCTATTTATGTCTTCATTTGACGGTTGTGCACGCACAAACCGGAGGACGCTTTACGCTGAAAGGTGTTGTTACAGACACCTCGGGTGCAGTCTTGCCCGAAGCCACGGTCATGCTGCTATTACCCAAAGATTCATCGTTGGTCAACTTCGGAAGAACGAACAAAGAAGGTGCATTTGAATTGAAAAACCTGAAACGTGCGCAATACATTTTCAAAGTATCTTATGTAGGCTTTGTACCTTATCAGGAAACGGTTAACCCGAAAGATGGCGATTTAACAGATTTGGGCAGGATGAAAATGAAAGTATTGCAAAAGGAGCTCTACGAGGTCGTTATTAAAACCGCAAGGGCGCCGTTGAGCATACGGGGTGATACGGTGGAATTTGACGCCCGGGCATTCAAAGTTCCGCCAGGATCAACTGTGGAAGACCTGCTCCGGAAATTGCCCGGCATGCAGGTTGATGCAGACGGGAACATTAAGGCACAGGGTGAGGAAGTGAAACGTGTAACGGTGGACGGTAAGCGGTTCTTTGGCGATGATCCGAAGATGGCCACAAAAAATCTTCCCGCAGAGGCTATTAATAAAGTTCAGGTTTTCAATGGCAAAACGGAGCAGTCCAAAGTGACGGGCGTGGATGATGGAAAACGTGAAAAGACGGTCAACCTGGAATTAAAGGATAGCCATAAGAAAGGCGGCTTCGGAAAGGCGATTGCGGGCGTGGGAACGGACAAGCGACTGGAAGGAAAGGTAAGCTACAACCGCTTCAACGATAAGCAACAATTTGCCTTGCTGGGCTTTGGAAATAACACAAACCAATCCGGCATTGCCCGGAACGATTACCAGGATTTTAAAGGAAGCCAGTCTTTCAACTGGGGTGATGACGGTGATTTTGGTTTTAGCAGCGGTCGTAATTATGGAGGCGACGAGATTACGATTCAGCCTAACTGGGGTGGAGGAGGATCGGAAGGTTTTACTAAAAATTTCGCGGGCGGTGCCAACTATAATTATGATGACAAAAAAACGAAGCTGAGCACCAGCTATTTTTATAACCAGACGAAGGCGATCATGGACGTGCGTTCAAGTACAGAAAACTTCCTGACAAACGATTCGTACAGCTCACTGGCCAATTCCAAAACGATCGGATTTACAGGAAACCATCGCCCAAGCTTCCGCTTTGAAAAAAATATTGACTCCCTGAACACCATCATCCTGATCAGCAATTCTAGGATCAATGCAGGGGATGATAATTTTGACAGTTACCAGCAATCGTTCCGCAACGAAGGCGTGGCAACCAACCAGTCAGCCGTAAAAAACGTGAGCGAATACAATTCGTTCGCGATGGCCAACCTGCTTATTTATCGGCATAAGTTTAAGAAAAAGGGCAGGAATTTTGCGGCCAGCGTTGCTTACAACGTCAACAATGCTGACGAGAACAAAAATCTGAGCTCGACCAACACTTTCTTTCAGGATCCGGCACGAAACAGCATTATTAACCAGCTTAATGAAACCGAAAGCACGCGGGGCAACCTGAAAGGCAGCTTGTCATACATTGAGCCTTTTGCCAAGAAATTCTTCTGGGAGACATTCTACAATTACAGCATGCGGAAGGATAAAGTGGACCGCGATGTGTTCAATCTTTCGGATGCGGAACGGGAAGTTAATACGCAGCTGACAAGGTTTTATTCCAATGATTTCACTTACAACCGCGTAGGGACCAGCCTGCGTTACTCGAATAAAGGACTCAATCTCTCTGCCGGGTTGGCCGGTGTCCAGTTCGAACTGAGAGGAAAGTTTGCTGCTGACAAAGCTGCTTCCGATTTTATGCGTGTAAGCAAAAGCTATTTCACACTCGTGCCAAACGTTTCATTAAATTATGACCTGAAAAATAACCGTTATTTGTACGCAGAATATGGTTTGAATGTACGTGAGCCGTCGATTACCGATTTGCAGCCTATAGTGGATAACAGCAACCCGCTTTTCATCACCGAGGGAAATCCGGACCTGATCCCATCTTCTACACACAGCGTGTATGCAGGTTATAACATGTTCAACCCGGCCAATTTTATCAACCTTTATATCGGTCTTTCTTATAATTATAATGTAAATCAGATCGTCTATAACCGGACAGTGAATGTTGAAAATCTCATTACTACAACCAGGCCGATCAATATTTCCGGGGGATACAGCTACGGAAGTTATGGCGGTTTTGGCTTTCCTTTAAAGAAAACGAAGGCAACGATGAACCTGAATGCGAGCGTCAATTATAACAACAACATTACTTACATTAATGACGTTGAAAATGAGACAAACACAAATAGTTATAATTTTGGAACTCGTCTGGATTTAACGCCGAGCGATGCATTTACTTTTTATGGAAATGCGAACTGGGGTTTCAGCAATTCAGAATATTCCATCAACACAAACCAGAACCAGAAGATCTTTAATGCGACTTATGGAGCTGATGTAAATGCGAAGGGGCCCAAGGACATTTACTTTAACGCCCGTTTCAATTACAGGATCTATAAAAATGATCAGTTTGGCTTCGATCAAAAATTGCCGATCCTGAATCTTTCTGTGTACAAGATCATCCTGAAAAGTAAAAAAGGAGAAATCCGGCTTACTGCCAATGACGTGTTCAAGAAAAATCTGGGTATAACCCAAAATGTGAATCAAAACTATTACACTGAAAGGCGCGTGGCGACATTGTCCAGATATTTTATGCTGAGCTTCACGTATAATATGCGAGGTGTAACTGCCTCAGTTCGTCGCAATAACAATTTCTAA
- a CDS encoding MerR family transcriptional regulator, whose translation MQANTKLYYDTNEVAEMVGCEPSALRFWEKKFPQLNPKRDARNRRRYTERDIEIIRKIMHQRDKQGRTIKGAREQMRRKEESQLLIQRLMRVRKFLVELQETL comes from the coding sequence ATGCAAGCGAACACCAAACTATATTACGACACCAATGAAGTAGCCGAAATGGTTGGCTGCGAACCCTCGGCCCTGCGTTTTTGGGAAAAAAAGTTTCCTCAGCTAAACCCCAAACGGGACGCGCGTAACAGGCGGAGATACACAGAGCGCGACATTGAGATTATACGCAAGATCATGCACCAGCGTGATAAGCAGGGGCGTACGATCAAAGGAGCACGCGAGCAGATGCGCAGAAAAGAGGAATCGCAGCTCCTTATACAGCGTTTAATGCGTGTCCGCAAGTTCCTGGTTGAGTTGCAGGAAACTTTATAA
- a CDS encoding GLPGLI family protein, which yields MRAVFITMLLLVAVVFFADAQKSEGEITYERVFHWTRVYSRLSYLSQEEKDRLKLTWGNDDESKQEMLLVFNDKQSYYTYPKVETLSEGGYSWTNLEFKSFRDYENGKMTDVIAMLGKTYIIEDSLQTPNWKVMNKIKEVAGYMCMMAVTEDTVKGQKITAWFADNIPVSGGPQLYGGLPGMILELDVNDGDIVTTAKEVKFRPVTAEELAMPKKMKGKKIDTQKYNELMSTHIRDSIKAHRNPFWSIPY from the coding sequence ATGAGAGCCGTATTTATAACAATGTTGTTGCTCGTTGCCGTCGTATTTTTTGCCGATGCTCAGAAATCGGAGGGCGAAATTACTTACGAGCGGGTTTTTCACTGGACCCGGGTGTATTCACGTCTGAGTTATCTGAGTCAGGAAGAAAAGGACAGGCTGAAACTTACCTGGGGCAACGATGATGAATCCAAGCAGGAGATGTTGCTGGTATTTAATGATAAGCAGAGTTATTACACTTATCCCAAAGTTGAGACATTATCAGAAGGCGGATATTCCTGGACCAATCTAGAGTTTAAAAGTTTCCGCGACTATGAAAATGGCAAAATGACGGATGTGATCGCAATGCTCGGAAAAACCTACATCATTGAAGACTCATTGCAAACGCCCAACTGGAAAGTGATGAACAAGATCAAGGAAGTGGCGGGCTACATGTGCATGATGGCGGTCACGGAAGACACCGTGAAAGGCCAGAAAATAACCGCGTGGTTTGCAGATAACATTCCTGTGTCGGGCGGCCCGCAGCTATACGGAGGATTGCCGGGAATGATCCTTGAACTGGACGTGAATGACGGGGACATTGTTACAACCGCCAAAGAAGTGAAATTCAGACCGGTTACCGCCGAGGAACTGGCTATGCCTAAAAAGATGAAAGGCAAAAAGATCGATACGCAGAAATACAACGAATTGATGAGTACGCATATCCGGGACAGCATCAAAGCGCACCGGAACCCGTTCTGGTCGATACCCTATTAG
- a CDS encoding carboxylesterase family protein: MRRTVWLQLVFFILAGLFTSCGEGTIPPPPPKKPIEEPGNGEEPIDTTGNDTTGHSDPDTIIIDTLKPRNSNQFLALSKGFGTTNIYSEAQLGIRTGTYKQARDYIGRTVNLNYSFLEKENDTLEFRPFILMVHEGAFIFGDLANEMGKAKWMARKGYATAAINYRLGFNGGTEANTCGGNNTEVIQAIYRGVQDTYTALHYFADKSNEFGIDPGQMMLAGSSAGAIIISALVYMDEADFEALQPGIVKTLGPLDPVKTGTEFRVRALLTYLGYSIFRTGYVKKSNAKPTVFFQRTGDTVLPYTQGNLFSCGNYFWMQGAKPASDRLKTLKMPYELNYQPEKGHVLSYTEEHVANRYAQFMKRFWSGDKRQTTIENFKTLEDLKLP; this comes from the coding sequence ATGCGGAGAACTGTCTGGTTACAACTTGTTTTTTTTATTCTGGCAGGACTGTTCACATCGTGCGGGGAGGGCACAATCCCTCCTCCACCTCCCAAAAAGCCCATCGAGGAACCGGGTAACGGAGAAGAACCGATTGACACCACCGGGAACGACACCACAGGACATTCAGATCCGGACACCATTATCATTGATACATTAAAACCCAGAAACAGCAACCAGTTTCTTGCATTGTCCAAGGGTTTTGGCACCACCAACATTTACAGCGAGGCACAGCTCGGCATTCGCACGGGCACCTACAAGCAAGCCCGCGACTACATTGGCCGTACGGTCAACCTCAATTACTCATTTCTCGAAAAAGAAAACGACACACTGGAATTTCGGCCCTTCATATTGATGGTGCATGAAGGTGCATTCATTTTTGGTGATCTGGCCAATGAGATGGGTAAAGCGAAATGGATGGCAAGAAAAGGTTACGCCACAGCCGCCATCAATTACAGGCTGGGTTTCAACGGAGGAACAGAAGCTAACACGTGCGGCGGGAACAATACGGAGGTCATCCAGGCTATTTACCGCGGTGTTCAGGACACATATACAGCATTACATTATTTCGCGGACAAATCAAATGAATTTGGTATCGATCCGGGCCAGATGATGCTTGCGGGAAGCAGTGCAGGCGCGATCATTATTTCGGCGCTCGTTTATATGGACGAGGCTGATTTCGAGGCATTACAACCAGGGATTGTGAAAACGCTTGGGCCATTGGATCCGGTTAAAACAGGGACGGAATTTCGCGTCCGGGCCTTGCTGACGTATTTAGGCTATTCTATTTTCAGGACAGGATATGTTAAGAAATCTAATGCAAAACCTACCGTATTTTTTCAAAGGACTGGCGACACGGTGTTGCCATACACCCAGGGAAATTTGTTTTCATGCGGAAATTATTTCTGGATGCAAGGTGCCAAACCTGCTTCAGACAGGCTGAAAACATTGAAAATGCCCTATGAGCTCAATTACCAGCCTGAAAAAGGACACGTTCTTTCGTACACTGAGGAGCATGTGGCAAACCGTTACGCGCAATTTATGAAACGGTTCTGGTCTGGTGACAAGCGTCAAACGACGATTGAAAACTTTAAGACGTTGGAAGATCTCAAACTTCCCTGA
- a CDS encoding threonine ammonia-lyase: MSDTIPNREAIEAAHKLVAPYIHHTPVLTSSFLNDLCGAEVFFKCENLQKIGAFKARGGLNAILSLTEDQLKNGVTTHSSGNHAQAIAFAAAKVGAKAYIVMPDNSPLVKIKAVEGYGGEITFCKNTPEEREHTVQEIIKQTGATFIHPFNNYAVMAGQATAAKELIEDCEEKLDLIFAPVGGGGLLSGTALSAHYFSPGTKVYAGEPEGAADAVLSFRSDKIEKAPYVKTIADGLLTYLGDKTFPIIKQHVTDVLTVSDEEIIQAMRYLWERMKLVVEPSGAVSLAAFIKNKDQFQGKKAGIILTGGNVDLGKLPF; encoded by the coding sequence ATGTCTGATACAATACCAAACAGGGAAGCCATTGAGGCAGCGCACAAGCTCGTAGCGCCATACATTCACCACACGCCGGTTCTGACTTCCAGCTTTTTGAATGATCTGTGTGGAGCAGAGGTGTTTTTTAAATGCGAGAACCTGCAAAAAATCGGCGCGTTCAAGGCGAGGGGAGGACTTAATGCAATCCTTTCGCTTACGGAGGACCAGTTAAAAAACGGGGTTACCACACATTCCAGTGGAAATCACGCGCAGGCAATTGCATTTGCAGCGGCCAAAGTGGGAGCGAAGGCATACATTGTTATGCCTGACAATTCGCCGTTGGTAAAGATCAAGGCGGTGGAAGGTTACGGTGGTGAGATCACCTTTTGTAAAAATACGCCCGAGGAACGGGAGCATACGGTGCAGGAAATTATTAAGCAAACCGGCGCTACATTTATCCACCCTTTCAATAATTATGCAGTAATGGCCGGACAGGCAACTGCGGCAAAGGAACTCATTGAGGATTGCGAAGAGAAGCTGGACCTGATCTTTGCGCCCGTCGGCGGCGGCGGGCTTTTGAGCGGCACTGCATTATCCGCACATTATTTTTCGCCGGGAACAAAGGTTTACGCAGGCGAGCCGGAAGGTGCGGCAGACGCCGTGCTGTCATTCAGAAGTGACAAGATCGAGAAAGCACCTTACGTTAAAACCATCGCGGATGGTTTGCTGACTTACCTGGGAGACAAAACGTTTCCCATTATTAAGCAACATGTTACGGACGTTTTAACGGTCTCGGATGAAGAGATCATTCAGGCAATGCGTTATTTGTGGGAGCGGATGAAGCTCGTTGTGGAGCCGTCAGGCGCAGTTTCTCTGGCCGCATTTATTAAGAACAAAGACCAGTTTCAGGGGAAAAAAGCAGGCATTATCCTGACCGGCGGAAACGTGGATCTTGGTAAATTGCCATTCTAG
- a CDS encoding acyltransferase family protein, which yields MNQETKPVSNPFESKINSIQVLRAAAALTVTIYHLKDVIGKAEPFKQELDYFFNSGPSGVALFFVISGFIMVYITKHSTFSLRSVYKFMARRFIRIWPTYAIITLIYFVFQSRIGLQPGAFKSLILSLLFIPVTHTDPPFYGYAFLPVGWTLNYEIYFYALVAISMFFSRFRWYVFFVIVIITLIILPLTLGYMTLETQRTADYGNGYLNMIMNPIIWNFVYGVIIGLIYTNEKLFPIFASVFSKVWLVFMFVSLALWQYWSGFFGGLGPSQWGLGSSLLFTAFIFYNARRPIQFPDWLVKIGDMSFSVYLVHLPVVVILGNLFKRLGYPVYSTGTSMFFLSLFMTLVLSYLSYQFLELRLSSYLKQWLPFMKKR from the coding sequence ATGAATCAGGAGACAAAGCCGGTAAGCAATCCTTTTGAGTCCAAAATCAACAGTATACAGGTTCTGAGAGCTGCTGCTGCACTTACTGTCACAATTTATCACCTCAAAGACGTTATCGGGAAAGCCGAGCCTTTCAAGCAGGAACTCGATTATTTTTTCAATTCAGGGCCTTCCGGCGTAGCATTGTTCTTTGTGATCAGCGGGTTTATTATGGTTTATATTACCAAACATTCCACATTCTCACTGCGCTCGGTTTACAAATTTATGGCGCGCAGGTTCATCAGGATCTGGCCTACCTACGCGATCATCACGCTTATTTATTTTGTGTTTCAAAGCAGGATCGGCCTGCAACCCGGCGCTTTTAAAAGCCTGATTCTGAGCTTGCTATTTATCCCGGTCACCCACACGGATCCGCCTTTTTACGGTTATGCATTCCTGCCGGTCGGCTGGACGCTGAATTATGAGATTTACTTTTATGCCCTTGTCGCCATCTCGATGTTTTTTTCGCGGTTTCGGTGGTATGTGTTCTTCGTGATCGTAATCATTACGCTCATCATTCTTCCCCTTACATTGGGTTACATGACACTGGAAACGCAGCGCACAGCGGATTACGGCAATGGTTACCTGAACATGATCATGAATCCGATCATCTGGAATTTTGTATACGGCGTCATCATCGGTCTCATTTACACAAACGAGAAACTCTTCCCCATTTTCGCATCCGTTTTCTCGAAAGTTTGGCTTGTGTTTATGTTTGTCTCGCTCGCCTTATGGCAATATTGGTCTGGCTTTTTTGGGGGACTAGGGCCTTCACAGTGGGGATTGGGTTCCAGCTTATTGTTCACTGCATTCATCTTCTACAATGCACGCCGCCCTATTCAATTTCCCGACTGGCTGGTAAAAATCGGAGATATGTCGTTTTCAGTTTACCTCGTGCATCTGCCGGTTGTGGTGATTCTGGGTAATTTATTCAAAAGGCTGGGTTACCCGGTTTATAGTACCGGGACATCGATGTTCTTCTTATCGCTATTCATGACATTGGTCCTTTCCTATCTGTCTTATCAATTTCTGGAATTGAGATTATCCAGTTACCTGAAACAATGGTTGCCTTTCATGAAAAAGCGATAG
- a CDS encoding OmpA family protein: MKQTLLAVAMLFILGSCASKKKLLTAQKQASEIQIQLDKARADLNDCDSRTAGLNNDLKAKNDELTSKNAKLKELEEQVEFLKKNNNNLLDRMSDLSVISKEGSESIKKSLAMMDAQGTQIRDLNTSIQKKDSLNMALVLNLKRSLADVSDEDVQIEVKKGVVYVSLSDKMLFKSGSSVINTQAESVLSKVAKILNDYKEIEILIEGHTDNVPIATDKVSDNWDLSVLRATSVARTLQKKYGVEPVRMIAGGRGEYLPKVANDSAPNRSLNRRTEIIITPKLDQFFNLYTPNAGK, encoded by the coding sequence ATGAAACAAACGCTTTTGGCCGTTGCTATGCTCTTTATTCTTGGCTCTTGTGCGAGTAAGAAGAAATTGCTTACTGCACAGAAACAAGCCAGTGAAATCCAGATCCAGCTAGATAAGGCACGCGCTGACTTGAACGATTGCGACAGCAGAACTGCCGGACTTAATAATGATTTGAAGGCTAAAAATGACGAGCTTACCAGCAAAAATGCGAAATTGAAAGAGCTGGAAGAACAAGTTGAATTCTTGAAAAAGAACAACAACAACCTGCTTGACCGCATGTCTGACCTTTCCGTTATAAGCAAAGAAGGATCTGAAAGCATCAAAAAATCGCTTGCAATGATGGATGCACAGGGCACTCAGATCCGCGATCTGAATACCAGCATTCAGAAAAAAGATTCTCTGAACATGGCGCTGGTGTTGAACCTGAAACGTTCATTGGCTGATGTGAGCGACGAAGACGTTCAGATCGAAGTGAAGAAAGGTGTTGTTTACGTTTCGCTTTCTGACAAAATGTTGTTCAAATCCGGAAGCTCGGTTATCAATACACAAGCTGAGTCGGTGTTGAGCAAAGTTGCCAAGATCCTGAACGACTACAAAGAAATCGAAATCCTGATCGAGGGCCACACGGATAATGTGCCTATCGCTACGGATAAAGTGTCTGACAACTGGGATCTCAGCGTTTTGCGTGCTACGTCAGTTGCCCGTACGCTGCAAAAGAAATATGGAGTTGAGCCTGTTCGTATGATTGCTGGTGGCCGTGGCGAATATTTACCCAAAGTGGCAAATGATTCAGCGCCAAACCGCAGCTTGAACCGTCGTACTGAAATTATCATTACGCCGAAATTGGATCAATTCTTTAACCTGTACACGCCTAACGCTGGCAAGTAA